Within the Candidatus Melainabacteria bacterium genome, the region TCTCAAGTGAAAAGAGCAAAGTTCTTGTATCAGCAAAGGAATATTCTGGTGAGTATATTGAATTTAAGATTCAAGATGAAGGTATCGGTATTTCTAAGTCAAACATTACTTACATTTTTGATAAGTTTTGGCAAGTAGATGATTCAATTACCAGGTCACAAGGTGGCTTGGGAATTGGACTAGCTTTATCAAAAAAACTTGTAACAATTTTAGGCGGGCATATTTCAGTAAATAGCAAACCAAATCAAGGTTCTGTATTTGTTGTTAAATTACCTAAAGAATTTAAACAATACGTTCCAATAGTTGAAGATCACACTCTAGAAAATGTTGTTTAATAACCAATTTCTTGCTTTTATTGTAAGTGGATGAACTTTTTTATTTCTTTCAATGACATCTAATATTTTTTTATCTATAGCTAGCAGTATTGCTGCTTTTAATCCTTTCTCCTTAAATATTTTTCTAACAGGTGCAGCAAATTTTTTTTCTCTACCTGGCTCAGTTGCATCTGCAAGATATATAAGCATGCCTATTTTACCCATATCTGGCTCAGCCAAAGTATGACATCTAATGCCACTTAGTACATCTTCATCATTAATCCCAAATTTTTCTTTAGCTATTTCTGCTCCAACTCTTGCATGTAAAATGTGAGGCATATTATAATCTACTTCATCTAAATCAATGTTTTTTTGCTTAGCAATTTCTAAAAGTTTTTCATCTGGCAATTCTTTTGCTATATCATGAAGCCATGCAGACAATTCTGCTTTGTAACGATCAAGCTCTAGTTTCTTAGCATATCTTTTTGCTGTTTTTACAACTCGAACGATGTGACTAAATCTATCTTCGCTAACATTTTGTTTTAACCAAGATTCAATTTCAGGTTTTAATTTTTTTAATTCGTGTTTTATGTTTGAATCATAC harbors:
- the yqeK gene encoding bis(5'-nucleosyl)-tetraphosphatase (symmetrical) YqeK; this translates as MYDSNIKHELKKLKPEIESWLKQNVSEDRFSHIVRVVKTAKRYAKKLELDRYKAELSAWLHDIAKELPDEKLLEIAKQKNIDLDEVDYNMPHILHARVGAEIAKEKFGINDEDVLSGIRCHTLAEPDMGKIGMLIYLADATEPGREKKFAAPVRKIFKEKGLKAAILLAIDKKILDVIERNKKVHPLTIKARNWLLNNIF